A stretch of DNA from Gemmatimonadota bacterium:
GTCGACAGTGTGCCGGCCTACCTCCGGCCGGACATGACGGTGTCGGTCCAGGTCGAAACCGCCCGCCGGCCCAATGCCCTGGTCCTCCCGTCGAGCGCCATTCGTGACTTGGTCACCCCGGCGCCGTGGGTCATGGTCATCCGGGACGGCCTGGTGGTTCGCCTGCCGGTCACGTTAGGCATCCGGAGCGAGCAGTCGGCTGAAATTCTGACGGGCCCAGCCGAGGGCGACCGGGTCGTCGGCGCCGGCGCCCGGAGCGCCGTTGTCGGGATGCGGGCCCGGCCCAAGGCCTGACCGGCATGAAGTTCGAGTGGTTCGTCGCGCTCCGGTTCCTCCGGGAGGGCCGCACCCAGACCGCCCTGATCCTGACCGGAGTGGCCGTCGGGGTCGCCACGATCGTGTTCCTGTCGGCCCTGATCAACGGCCTCCAGGAGAGCATCATTTCGAGGACGTTGGGCAATCAGGCTCACATCGTGGTCCGGCCGCTCGAGGAGATTCCCCGGCCGGTCGGTCTCGACTCCGTCGACGGCGCCGATGCCCGGATCATCCGACCCCCGCAGCGGATCCGGTCGGTCCGCCAATGGCAGCAAGTGGCCGCGATCATCGCCGCGACCCCGGGGGTGGTTGCCGTGGCGCCGACGGTCAATGGGCCGGCCTTCGCGCTCCGCGGCAACGGCACCAAGGCCGTCGCAATCCGCGGTCTCGATCCGGAAGCGTACTCCGCCATCGTCGACCTGAAAGCCCGCCTCGTCGACGGCACCTTGTCGATCAATGGTTTTCAAGCGGTGATCGGGGTCGAACTGGCCCGGGCCCTCGGCGTCACCATCGGCGACAAACTCCGCCTCCTGGTCGGATCCGGAACGACCGCCATCTACACGGTGGTCGGCACCATCGACATCGGCAACAAGGATCTCAACGAACGATGGGTCCTGGTCCCGCTCCGCGCCGCCCAGACTCTGTTCGGCCTCGATGGCGGGGTCTCCACCATCGAGGTCAAGGTCGATCAGATCTTCGAGGCCGAGCCGATCGCCAAGGCCATCGGCCAGCAAACCGGGCTGCTCTCGGAAAGCTGGATGAGCAGCAACTCCCAACTCCTGGTCGGCCTCCGGTCGCAAAGCGCCTCGAGCAACATGATCCAGACCTTCGTGATCCTGGCCGTGGCGCTCGGCATCGCCAGCGTGCTCGCAGTGACGGTGGTCCAGAAGTCGAAGGAGATCGGCATCATGATGGCCTACGGGACGACCCGGGCAAAGATCCTCCGGATCTTCCTGTTTCAGGGTGGCCTGGTCGGCCTCTTGGGATCGGTGGCCGGCGTCCTGCTCGGCATCGGCCTCGGCGCGTTCTTCGCGAGTCTGGTCAAGAATCCCGATGGGAGCGCCACCTTCCCCGTCGAACTCAAGCTGGGCCTCTACCTTCGGGCGTCGGCCACCGCCACCATCACGGCCCTGCTCGCCGCCTACCTCCCGGCCCGGCGCGCCTCTCGCCTCGACCCCGCCGTCACGATCCGCAATGCCTGATCCGATTCTGGCGCTCGAGGGCCTGACTAAAGACTACGGCTCCGTCGTCATCACCCGGGCCCTCCGCGGGATTGACCTCGTAGTGGAGCGGGGCGAATTCGCGGCGCTGACCGGCCCGTCGGGGTCCGGCAAGAGCACCTTGCTCAACCTGATCGGGCTGCTCGACCAGCCGACCGCTGGCCGCCTGGTCATGGCGGGTACCGATACCGGAACGCTCGACCCCAATGGCCTGGCCCGGTTTAGAGGCCAGACCATCGGCTTCGTGTTTCAGTTCCACCATTTGTTGCCGGCCTTCACGGCGGTTGAAAATGTGATGTTGCCGGGTTTCGCGCAGACCGGTTCCATGGGTGCCGAACTCCGGCAAACCGCCGAGCGCCTGCTCGATGACGTCGGCCTGGCGGACAAGCGGAATTCCCCGCCGGCCCAACTCTCGGGGGGGCAACAACAGCGGGTTGCGATTGCCCGGGCCTTGGCCCTCTCGCCCGCCCTGGTCTTGGCCGACGAACCCACCGGCAATCTCGACCAGGAATCGGGCGAGCAAGTCCTCAAGCTGCTCCGCCGGCTCAACCAGGAGCGAGGGATCACCTGCATCATCGTCACCCACGACGACCGGTTGGCGGCCCAGTGCGACCGAACCATCCATCTCGTCGACGGCCTCGTCGACTACGACCGCCGCAACTCACCCCCGGGCCTGACGCCCCAGTAATGCCGGATGGCGTGCCCAATGACCGGCGCGCCGCGGAACCAGCAGAAGACCACCGCCGCCCAAGCGGTCACCTGGAACACCGCAACCATCCCGGGAACTCCGCCCAAAGCCTGGGCCAGCGCCAACCCGCAGAAGGTCGTGGTCTTCGTGATGGTGTAGCCGATCCGCATAAACGGCGAGGTCACCAAAAAGCGCCCGAGCGGAGTCTGGTGTCCAGCAAACGGCGCGGTACCCTGCCCGACCCAAAGAGATCGAAACGCGTCGGTCAGGATGGTCCGGGCGATCACCAAGAGCGGGATCGCCAATGGAATCATCCCGAGGTCGGTAAAGCAGAGCCAGAGGACCAACTCGTAGGTCCGGTCGGCCGCGATATCGAGGACGCCTCCGAAGAGACTGGTCTGCCCGGTCTTTCGGGCCAGCAC
This window harbors:
- a CDS encoding CDP-alcohol phosphatidyltransferase family protein — protein: MFVSPPGPFPRWRGGVEPRRGNFQRWLPGHAKVTGTGVLPGGSLTPRRPVLPNWITLSRFPLLLVNVLVFYFGSPPIRLAAVALLFVRLTLDTVDGVLARKTGQTSLFGGVLDIAADRTYELVLWLCFTDLGMIPLAIPLLVIARTILTDAFRSLWVGQGTAPFAGHQTPLGRFLVTSPFMRIGYTITKTTTFCGLALAQALGGVPGMVAVFQVTAWAAVVFCWFRGAPVIGHAIRHYWGVRPGGELRRS
- a CDS encoding ABC transporter permease, whose amino-acid sequence is MKFEWFVALRFLREGRTQTALILTGVAVGVATIVFLSALINGLQESIISRTLGNQAHIVVRPLEEIPRPVGLDSVDGADARIIRPPQRIRSVRQWQQVAAIIAATPGVVAVAPTVNGPAFALRGNGTKAVAIRGLDPEAYSAIVDLKARLVDGTLSINGFQAVIGVELARALGVTIGDKLRLLVGSGTTAIYTVVGTIDIGNKDLNERWVLVPLRAAQTLFGLDGGVSTIEVKVDQIFEAEPIAKAIGQQTGLLSESWMSSNSQLLVGLRSQSASSNMIQTFVILAVALGIASVLAVTVVQKSKEIGIMMAYGTTRAKILRIFLFQGGLVGLLGSVAGVLLGIGLGAFFASLVKNPDGSATFPVELKLGLYLRASATATITALLAAYLPARRASRLDPAVTIRNA
- a CDS encoding ABC transporter ATP-binding protein, which codes for MPDPILALEGLTKDYGSVVITRALRGIDLVVERGEFAALTGPSGSGKSTLLNLIGLLDQPTAGRLVMAGTDTGTLDPNGLARFRGQTIGFVFQFHHLLPAFTAVENVMLPGFAQTGSMGAELRQTAERLLDDVGLADKRNSPPAQLSGGQQQRVAIARALALSPALVLADEPTGNLDQESGEQVLKLLRRLNQERGITCIIVTHDDRLAAQCDRTIHLVDGLVDYDRRNSPPGLTPQ